The Swingsia samuiensis genome contains the following window.
CTATTGTAAGCAGTGGTCCAGACTACGACCTTGCCTCTAAAGTTTTAACGCGCATGGAACCATACGCGGACCAAATTAACCAAACAGGCGAGCCCTTCCAGTGGCAATTAACTGTTTTCAAAAGCAATGAGATTAACGCTTGGGTTATGCCCGGTGGACGCGTAGGCGTATATACAGGTCTAATTGATCAGCTCCATCTTACCGAACCAGAAATGGCTGCTGTTCTGGGCCATGAAATGACCCACGCCCTTGAAGAACATGCCAAACAACAAGCGGGCGCTCAAATCCTCACAAATATCGCAACAGGTGTGGCCAGCACCTACACGGGAGGTGTGTATGGTGATGCTATTAGTGCTGCTTCACAGCTAGGTGTTGGGTTACCTTATTCCCGCAGTCTAGAAACACGCGCAGACCTTGGAGGCCTAATGCTTATGGCGCGTTCAGGTTATGATCCCAAAGCTGCTTTAAGCTTATGGGATAAAATGGCAAAGTTCAGTGGCTCTGGAAATGCAGGAGGGCTAGCAAAATACTTGTCTGACCACCCTAACAATGCAGAACGGACCGCCGCCATTCAAGAAGCTATGCCCAAAGCGGTAGCTCTCTATAACGAGTTCCTCCAACAACATAAAAACTGAGAATCAAAATATAGAGTGTGTTATTTTTTTATTAACAAGTAACGCGCTCTATATATTTTTCTTCTATTTAAAATCAATAACTTAACAACCTGATTAAAACAAATACTTCCGAGCCGTTATTCGATAAGATATATTTAACAGGCTTTAGAAATGTGGTTGTGGCTGTAACGCCACAACCCTTCACAATATAAAGGTGATGATCATGAGTATTACTTCCAGTGGTAATGTGAGCGCCTCTTCTAATGGAAGCGTCACATACATAAAAAGTGGCGGCAGCGTAACTGTCACAAACGGGTCTGATTTATCCTCTGCAAGAGTTAGTAGTGGCGGTACCTTAATTGCTAAAGACGGTGGCGAACTCTCAACCCCAGCCGTCTATTCAGGAGGAAGCGCTACTATTGGTCTGAGTGCACATGCAGGGGGTGCTCGTGTTTCTGGAGGTAATCTTACCGTTTCCTCTGGTGGTGTGATCGGTAACACATACTCAAGTAGTAACGCCGAAATAGATACTAACCTCCTCGCTAGCGGAGGTACTGTTAACATTACGTCAGGCGGAACTGTTTGGGGAGCACTTCTTTATAGTGGTACCACTGTTAACGTTTCTGGTTCAATCTTCGGTGCATCTCTTTATAGTGGCGCAACCATTAACCTAGCGAGCGGTGGCTCTGCAACAATTTCTGGCGGTTCCGATCTTGGTGGTGTAATCAACCTCCCAAGTGATGATAACCAAGGCCTAACAATCCTCGGACTATCTTCTGGTGGAACATTAAAAACCGTTATTTCTGGCTTCTCCGGAAACAAAACCTTCCCAGAAAGCGGAACATCTGATGGTATCGAAATTGACGGCGTAAAGAAAAGCGACGTTAAAAGCATCACCTATCCATCTGCAGACGAAGTTTCCATCAACCTCAACAATGGGTCAACAATCACCCTTAATGTTGCTGGCGTAAGAGACCTTGGGTTCACTCTAAGTGAAAAGAGCGGCTACCTTCTATACGAAGTATGCTTCCTAAAAGGCAGCATGATTGAAACGCCAAACGGTGCAAAAGCTGTTGAAACAATTTCCGTTGGCGATATGGTTTCAACATACAGCGTTGATGGCAAAAAATCTGAGCAACCTGTTACATGGGTTGGCCATAAAACAGCACATGTTAACACAACGCTTGCTGATGCAGATGCAGGTTACCCTGTTCGCATTATGAAGAATGCTTTTGCTGATAACGTTCCTTCTGAAGATCTGCTGATCACGCCAGAACATAGCGTATTCATCAATGGTCACTTCACACCAGCTCGTATGTTGGTTAATGGAAGCTCAATCATCTATGATCGCTCCATCACACATTACGAATACTTCCACGTTGAGACAGAAAAACACAGCATCATTTCTGCTAATAACACATTAACAGAAAGCTATCTCGACACAGGAAACCGTAGAACTTTCGTATCTGAAACAGGAAAAGTTCTGCCTCTCTTCCCACAAGCTCGTACTTGGGCAGAAGATGCAGCCGCTCCTTTGGTTGTTTCACGTGATGCTATTGAGCCATTGTTCCACGAAATCGCTCAACGTGCTGAGACATTGGGTTACGCTCAAACAACGTCTGCGCCAGAACTAACACAAGATGCAGATCTACATCTTGTAACAGAAAACGGCAGCACCCTTCGTCAGCTTCGTGCAGAGAACGGTAAGGTTGTTTTTGAAATTCCTGCGAACACATCTTCTGTTCGTATCGTTTCACGTGCAAGCCGTCCAAGCGACACAATCGGCCCATTCGTCGATGACCGTCGTTTCCTAGGTGTACTTGTTGGAGAA
Protein-coding sequences here:
- a CDS encoding M48 family metallopeptidase → MKKHHAAAAFLLGLSSCASIANLTGNDTHSLNLQSAQEYSQLVQKANAENAIVSSGPDYDLASKVLTRMEPYADQINQTGEPFQWQLTVFKSNEINAWVMPGGRVGVYTGLIDQLHLTEPEMAAVLGHEMTHALEEHAKQQAGAQILTNIATGVASTYTGGVYGDAISAASQLGVGLPYSRSLETRADLGGLMLMARSGYDPKAALSLWDKMAKFSGSGNAGGLAKYLSDHPNNAERTAAIQEAMPKAVALYNEFLQQHKN
- a CDS encoding Hint domain-containing protein, whose product is MSITSSGNVSASSNGSVTYIKSGGSVTVTNGSDLSSARVSSGGTLIAKDGGELSTPAVYSGGSATIGLSAHAGGARVSGGNLTVSSGGVIGNTYSSSNAEIDTNLLASGGTVNITSGGTVWGALLYSGTTVNVSGSIFGASLYSGATINLASGGSATISGGSDLGGVINLPSDDNQGLTILGLSSGGTLKTVISGFSGNKTFPESGTSDGIEIDGVKKSDVKSITYPSADEVSINLNNGSTITLNVAGVRDLGFTLSEKSGYLLYEVCFLKGSMIETPNGAKAVETISVGDMVSTYSVDGKKSEQPVTWVGHKTAHVNTTLADADAGYPVRIMKNAFADNVPSEDLLITPEHSVFINGHFTPARMLVNGSSIIYDRSITHYEYFHVETEKHSIISANNTLTESYLDTGNRRTFVSETGKVLPLFPQARTWAEDAAAPLVVSRDAIEPLFHEIAQRAETLGYAQTTSAPELTQDADLHLVTENGSTLRQLRAENGKVVFEIPANTSSVRIVSRASRPSDTIGPFVDDRRFLGVLVGEISIFSGNKTQVITSHISDADLAGWDIVEQGPHRWTNGYAKLNLDQASQKESRLLSIQILAAGPYLLEEEVAQNDAKRA